Proteins encoded together in one Drosophila albomicans strain 15112-1751.03 chromosome 2R, ASM965048v2, whole genome shotgun sequence window:
- the LOC117574288 gene encoding pneumococcal serine-rich repeat protein isoform X4: MAAINTVPKSIHLPLTSLSAPRVLMCSASVGTESSVTLQLRDGNARASVSTNVDALELASSRPEATATATETAATTNPTKTKTSATVATPSSSSVTVLEASSASASVLENALTIGYPDPDMLADVLGTIQTASLKNRLGNSNNSNNNNNNNDSCKKSSNKNTANRNSAPTILNTNSGAYLNNPNKITITRRSSSNKINVQTVSAATNTTISSISGSKTNYIKNCLIRSSSCSNTATNVTTLAQIMSNSSTSSAASLLSQHNNNSNCSNSSNFSNASSVGSSISVGSVSSSTSTNSNSNSNSNSNSNDSSSGHSGHSSSFKSNSRNVPGIVTAAASTNTTATGIGIVTVDTAPRKSRPKLSSPTRHGPQQCQICSKIFGNASALAKHKLTHSDERKYICSLCSKAFKRQDHLNGHMMTHRNKKPYECKADGCGKSYCDARSLRRHSENHHGGVTAQANNTLSATSAGAICSGQMSGQISSSSSSCSSTASSNGNAVTNSLSLSPATASGDASSPDGATCIRTYISTGSTVVDAATGIALSDEQIKAMNLPIKTGVTLLSPTTSVSSNVSSTASSSGCSSGGSNSNVSVNISSSGSVSASVSGKTSSNTTTVAASSPTIMLSDGTMLEGEGLTREQLDLISKIMQQTKQTSAQVTVSSPTSVSSYKINTETTPIQTRPRTWNMQLLNNAQNVTVTVEDGTDLITTAGSSSACSGSPEDVKEDDLNQQIVAAINPHLLNIVKIDKPVECNLCHRKFKNIPALNGHMRLHGGYFKKDPETKRSEKKDVSGPPLQTASIGVRALIEEKIISKRKDISKGSFVVPAPPSSSSNCGGGGGLGVVAGTGGVCGVAITGASSQSNSCLRRSVSDVESFLNAKSSTNSINNANSSTTTAVLPAATTIKSSNGLSIQQIDLPQSIEIFSGGQRQPKTLSLGSGANTITITTNNVPTTTTMSALTALKGGSNLSGGVANHADPKDSTLIELLKRGTRIAVTSKKTQFQSQTSTNMLLSNVAGTELTTIGSSVQTGRQIITNKNRTVIIPSDVHVVSTKSKVIPSSSSSCSGASNSTNVINSSSNACSTSSISFSDGTPLSLSIAPNQESITSLGDSSSITSRGGGVYTVTYTSDADASDLFDDGEVYNVSDTEMLLQTVDTMELLNEDEDDPQTNTNEHSDNFALLSETTDADHAGHAHQLVKLEPETGQSTQVKHTTPLPTFQQFHSKELIMQNSSQIQAIANMRGNSGTLGVLASPLHSPLAYPTPPSSHENVAQSSPFIEDAAAQFVDATHSFFGDKTDFSHVYFKTDESQSLHHAELSDNDNEKILKLKSVLEESSFDPSIKVEDLLNNTEDDAECDLHEFAETNLSFLDEDQEFLNDSRNATSPLSESFFTSGIGSAEDVKQVLREVLPDENMQLHLSSEQQGENIIDLYYLPGLGLQSQMMPNSDDPLLSSSPREFGQQRQIAFQGSSSTTVTVQAAEPLQATTMLYEQTPSDHQQQRQQQEQQRQDQQMEQILPQQAVIQSDQMQSQQQPQQQQQQSEFMLPAFNQVACHTTYLDATQPTIPMTLQPLNSLLQPLIYSNISGEKQEFNMPLNSRTGGHETVLDASLLFGCVDGDGNKPVNATDTVTSLPAVVPSSVSAVSAAGSISNLQPLSNQTNSILKRRLRSNGAQDMHKLSKFHTLSPHRSKLRKPSRTHYTPAPILNPDRKGTGLYCNVRKQLGQGIFDNFDDDFGDPVGLVDFSDESKVNLGSTYQAQIPAWKPPEEFMKEPSTSCGADLMWDPNVQLDDKILMRYIDLSKSSAVPMGSHSEEMALQTLLDAKGNSAAAVLTLLQMQSSAFQMKWTAFELEQFLRGLEKHGKDFAKITSELCTKTSGECVQMYYFWKKLCVDYKVSHLKMEPVVTSNHAVEQKPYVCEIAACSASFSSKAALHGHVRIHAYGRNASNSNSNNNNHNNHNSNNQHATAINANNNNNNGNSNNNHSTSNSISIHSSNPCTTQTSSIIAITTTAITNTNNGMAVVSNNSNNNNSLLAGSSSLNSTLLLTAAPKTLPATKDCSNSNNSSNGNGTSNIAKDSEFPCKVCGNEESQVANRCY, from the exons ATGGCTGCTATAAATACG GTACCCAAAAGTATACACCTGCCTTTGACGAGTCTTAGCGCGCCGCGCGTGTTGATGTGCAGTGCGTCTGTTGGCACTGAGAGTTCTGTGACTCTGCAATTGAGAGATGGCAACGCGCGTGCTAGTGTGAGTACAAATGTGGATGCCTTGGAGCTAGCGAGCAGTAGGCCAGaggcgacagcaacagcaacagaaacagcagcaacaacaaacccaacgaaaacaaagacaagtgcaacagtagcaacaCCGTCATCGTCGAGCGTCACAGTACTTGAGGCGTCATCAGCTTCAGCGTCGGTATTAGAAAATGCATTGACCATTGGCTATCCGGATCCGGACATGTTAGCAGATGTTTTGGGCACCATACAGACAGCCT CTCTCAAAAATAGGCTtggtaacagcaacaacagcaacaacaacaacaacaacaacgacagctgcaaaaaaagtagcaacaaaaatacCGCCAACAGGAATAGTGCaccaacaattttaaatacaaactcTGGCGCATATTTGAATAATCCAAATAAGATAACCATTACGCGACGGAGTTCGAGCAACAAGATCAACGTACAGACTGTGAGCGCTGCAACAAACACAACCATCAGCAGTATAAGCGGCAGTAAGACCAACTACATTAAGAACTGTCTTatacgcagcagcagctgtagcAACACTGCCACCAATGTCACGACGCTGGCGCAGATtatgagcaacagcagcacaagcAGCGCAGCCAGTTTACTTAGTCAAcataacaataatagcaattgtagcaacagcagtaacTTTAGCAACGCCTCCTCAGTGGGCAGCAGCATAAGCGTTGGCAGTGTCAGTAGCAGCACTtccaccaacagcaacagcaacagcaacagcaatagtaatagcaacgacagcagcagtggACACAGCGGACACAGTTCGAGTTTCAAAAGCAACAGTCGAAATGTTCCTGGCATAGTCACAGCTGCAGCATCCACGAACACTACAGCAactggcattggcattgtaACAGTCGACACTGCGCCTCGAAAGAGCCGCCCCAAACTATCTTCGCCGACAAGACACGGACCGCAGCAGTGCCAG ATTTGTAGCAAGATCTTTGGAAATGCCTCGGCACTGGCTAAGCATAAACTGACGCACAGCGACGAGaggaaatatatttgttcGCTCTGCTCGAAGGCATTCAAGCGGCAAGATCACTT AAACGGACACATGATGACGCATCGCAACAAGAAGCCTTACGAATGTAAGGCGGATGGCTGTGGCAAATCATATTGTGATGCACGCTCTCTGCGGCGCCATTCGGAAAATCATCACGGAGGCGTCACAGCGCAAGCCAACAACACGCTttcagcaacatcagcaggcGCAATTTGCAGTGGTCAGATGAGTGGCCAAAttagtagcagcagcagcagttgcagtagcactgccagcagcaacggcaatgCGGTCACCAACTCTTTGAGTCTCTCCCCGGCAACGGCTAGCGGGGATGCCAGCTCACCGGATGGGGCCACGTGCATACGCACTTATATCTCTACTGGCAGCACTGTGGTGGATGCGGCCACAGGAATAGCGTTGTCCGATGAGCAAATCAAGGCTATGAATCTGCCAATTAAAACGGGAGTTACATTGCTTTCGCCAACAACATCAGTCTCCTCCAATGTATCCTCCACCGCATCTTCGTCCGGTTGTTCATcgggcggcagcaacagcaatgtcAGTGTCAACATTAGCAGCAGCGGTAGTGTTAGCGCCAGCGTCAGCGGCAAAACtagcagcaacacaacaacagtcGCGGCCAGTTCACCTACCATTATGCTCAGTGATGGCACCATGCTTGAGGGCGAGGGACTAACACGGGAGCAGCTCGATCTAATTAGCAAGATCATGCAGCAGACAAAGCAAACCAGCGCCCAAGTCACAGTCTCGTCTCCTACCAGTGTCAGCTCCTACAAGATTAATACAGAGACCACCCCGATACAGACTCGACCACGGACTTGGAACATGCAATTG CTCAACAATGCCCAGAATGTGACAGTCACGGTTGAGGATGGCACTGATCTAATTACCACTGCCGGTAGCTCCAGCGCTTGCTCCGGGTCTCCTGAGGACGTCAAGGAGGATGATCTAAACCAACAGATTGTGGCTGCCATTAATCCGCACCTGCTAAACATTGTGAAGATTGACAAGCCAGTTGAATGCAATCTATGTCATCGCAAGTTCAAGAACATACCCGCTCTCAACGGGCACATGCGGTTGCATGGCGGCTACTTTAAGAAGGATCCGGAAACAAAGCGTAGTGAGAAGAAAGATGTCAGTGGACCACCATTACAGACAGCCAGCATTGGGGTGCGTGCTCTCATTGAGGAGAAAATCATCAGCAAGCGGAAGGATATTTCTAAG GGCTCCTTCGTAGTACCTGCCCCACCCAGCAGCTCAAGCAACTGCGGTGGAGGTGGTGgtcttggtgttgttgctggcactGGCGGTGTTTGTGGAGTGGCTATTACCGGCGCAAGCAGTCAGAGCAACAGTTGTCTACGGCGGTCTGTCAGCGACGTGGAAAGCTTCCTAAATGCGAAGAGTAGTACAAACAGCATCAATAATGCAAATTCGAGCACAACGACAGCGGTGCTGCCGGCAGCCACCACAATTAAGAGCAGCAATGGACTAAGTATCCAGCAAATTGATTTGCCTCAGAGCATTGAGATCTTCAGCGGGGGCCAAAGGCAGCCGAAGACTCTCAGCTTGGGCAGCGGTGCCAATACCATTACCATAACCACCAACAATGTGCCTACCACGACCACAATGAGCGCTCTGACGGCTCTGAAGGGCGGCAGTAATCTAAGTGGCGGCGTTGCTAACCACGCGGATCCCAAGGACTCGACGCTGATTGAGTTGCTCAAGCGGGGCACTCGTATTGCAGTGACCTCCAAGAAGACTCAGTTTCAGTCACAAACCAGTACAAATATGCTCCTTAGCAATGTGGCCGGCACGGAGTTGACAACCATTGGTAGTAGTGTTCAAACCGGTCGTCAGATTATTACTAACAAAAATCGTACAGTGATCATACCTTCGGATGTTCACGTTGTATCCACAAAGAGTAAGGTGATTCCGAGCAGCTCCAGTAGTTGTAGTGGCGCCAGTAACTCTACCAAcgtcatcaacagcagcagtaatgCGTGCTCCACAAGTAGCATCTCCTTCTCGGACGGCACGCCGCTCTCCCTGTCGATAGCACCGAACCAAGAGAGCATTACATCTCTGGGCGATTCGAGCAGCATCACAAGCAGGGGAGGTGGTGTCTATACGGTGACATATACCAGCGATGCGGATGCATCGGATCTTTTCGATGATGGCGAGGTGTACAATGTTTCGGATACGGAGATGTTACTGCAAACTGTGGACACCATGGAATTACTGAATGAAGATGAGGACGAtccacaaacaaacacaaacgaaCATTCCGATAACTTTGCCCTGCTGAGTGAGACTACCGACGCCGATCACGCAGGGCATGCCCACCAGCTGGTGAAGTTGGAGCCAGAGACTGGTCAGAGCACACAAGTGAAGCACACCACTCCGCTGCCAACTTTCCAGCAATTCCATTCCAAAGAGCTGATCATGCAGAACAGCTCACAAATCCAAGCTATTGCCAACATGCGGGGCAATAGTGGCACTCTCGGAGTGCTTGCGTCACCCCTGCATTCACCCCTTGCCTATCCGACGCCGCCATCTAGCCATGAAAATGTAGCACAATCCTCTCCATTCATCGAGGATGCCGCAGCCCAGTTTGTGGACGCCACACACAGCTTCTTTGGGGATAAGACAGACTTCTCCCATGTGTATTTCAAAACAGACGAGAGCCAGTCCCTGCATCATGCCGAGCTGAGTGACAACGATAATgagaaaatacttaaattaaaatctgtTCTGGAAGAGAGCAGCTTCGATCCGTCTATCAAGGTGGAAGATCTTTTAAATAACACTGAGGACGATGCCGAATGCGATTTGCACGAGTTTGCCGAGACAAATCTCTCGTTTCTCGACGAGGATCAGGAGTTCCTCAACGATTCGCGTAATGCCACTTCTCCGTTATCCGAGTCATTTTTCACCAGCGGCATTGGTTCTGCAGAGGATGTTAAGCAAGTGCTTCGGGAGGTGCTTCCCGATGAGAATATGCAGTTGCATTtgagcagcgagcagcagGGAGAGAATATCATTGATCTCTACTATTTGCCAGGCTTGGGGCTGCAATCGCAAATGATGCCCAACTCCGATGATCCTTTGCTCTCATCCTCGCCGCGTGAATTCGGCCAACAGCGACAGATAGCTTTTCAAGGTTCATCGTCCACAACAGTTACTGTGCAAGCTGCAGAGCCATTGCAAGCAACAACTATGCTTTACGAGCAAACGCCGTCTgatcatcagcaacaacgccagcagcaagagcaacagcgaCAAGATCAACAGATGGAACAGATTTTGCCACAACAGGCTGTCATTCAATCGGATCAGatgcagtcgcagcagcagccgcagcaacagcaacagcagtcagAATTTATGCTACCCGCTTTCAATCAGGTGGCGTGCCACACAACCTATCTAGATGCTACTCAGCCGACAATACCAATGACGTTGCAGCCATTGAATAGCTTGTTGCAGCCATTGATTTATAGTAACATTTCTGGAGAAAAGCAAGAATTTAATATGCCGCTCAATAGCCGGACAGGGGGACATGAAACAGTCCTCGATGCAAGTCTTCTTTTCGGCTGCGTGGATGGCGATGGTAATAAGCCTGTTAATGCCACAGACACAGTCACAAGCTTACCTGCAGTTGTTCCTAGTTCAGTGAGTGCAGTCTCAGCTGCTGGAAGCATCTCTAATCTGCAGCCATTGTCAAATCAAACAAACTCGATACTGAAAAGACGACTACGCTCCAATGGAGCCCAAGATATGCACAAACTGTCGAAATTTCATACACTCTCGCCGCATCGCTCGAAGCTACGCAAACCCTCTCGCACTCATTATACTCCGGCCCCCATACTAAATCCTGATCGCAAAGGCACCGGACTCTACTGCAATGTACGCAAGCAACTCGGTCAGGgaatatttgataatttcgATGATGACTTTGGTGATCCAGTGGGCTTGGTCGATTTCTCGGACGAGTCCAAGGTAAATCTCGGCTCGACGTACCAAGCACAGATACCTGCTTGGAAACCACCTGAAGAGTTTATGAAGGAGCCATCAACGAGCTGCGGAGCAGACTTGATGTGGGATCCCAACGTACAACTTGACGATAAGATACTTATGCGCTATATCGACCTGAGCAAATCATCGGCAGTCCCTATGGGCAGTCATTCGGAGGAAATGGCTCTGCAAACACTGCTCGATGCCAAAGGCAACTCTGCGGCGGCAGTTCTAACCCTGCTTCAAATGCAGTCCAgtgcatttcaaatgaaatggaCTGCCTTCGAGCTGGAGCAATTTCTCCGTGGTCTTGAGAAGCATGGCAAAGATTTTGCCAAAATCACCAGTGAg CTATGCACCAAGACTTCGGGTGAGTGTGTACAAATGTATTATTTCTGGAAGAAACTTTGTGTGGACTACAAGGTATCGCACCTGAAAATGGAGCCAGTCGTAACTAGCAATCATGCTGTGGAACAGAAACCCTACGTCTGTGAGATTGCCGCCTGCTCTGCG AGCTTTAGCTCGAAAGCGGCTCTGCATGGCCACGTCCGAATACACGCTTATGGTAGaaatgccagcaacagcaacagcaacaacaacaaccacaacaaccacaacagtaACAATCAGCATGCAACGGCAATTAatgccaacaataacaacaataacggcaatagcaacaacaatcatagtacaagcaacagcatcagTATACACAGCAGTAATCCATGCACCACCCAGACCAGCAGTATTATTGcaataacaacgacagcgaTAACAAACACCAATAATGGCATGGCCGTCGTAAGCAAcaatagtaacaacaacaattcattGTTAGCTGGCAGCTCATCCCTAAATTCTACGCTTTTGCTAACGGCAGCACCAAAAACATTGCCAGCAACGAAAgattgcagcaacagcaacaacagcagcaacggcaacggcaccTCGAATATTGCCAAGGATAGCGAATTCCCCTGCAAGGTGTGCGGCAA cgAAGAGTCACAAGTCGCAAATAGATGTTACTGA